One region of Rhodophyticola sp. CCM32 genomic DNA includes:
- a CDS encoding CBS domain-containing protein has translation MLVQQILKSKPDTGVATIAPGRSVKDAVEVLSKRRIGAVVISPDGKSVAGILSERDIVRELGARGPACLSETVDMLMTAEIISCRGDESSDDVLAKMTTGRFRHMPVMEGDEMTGLISIGDVVKAQLSQLAMEKEALEGMIKGF, from the coding sequence ATGCTCGTGCAACAAATTCTCAAAAGCAAACCCGATACAGGCGTGGCCACGATCGCGCCGGGCCGTTCCGTAAAAGATGCGGTGGAGGTGTTGTCGAAGCGCCGGATCGGCGCGGTGGTGATTTCGCCCGATGGCAAATCCGTAGCCGGTATTCTGTCAGAGCGCGATATCGTGCGGGAACTGGGCGCGCGGGGCCCTGCCTGCCTGTCGGAAACTGTGGATATGCTGATGACTGCCGAGATTATCAGTTGCCGTGGTGATGAAAGTTCTGACGATGTGCTGGCCAAGATGACCACAGGCCGGTTTCGCCATATGCCGGTGATGGAGGGCGATGAGATGACCGGCCTGATTTCCATCGGCGATGTGGTCAAGGCGCAACTGTCGCAGCTTGCGATGGAGAAAGAGGCGCTTGAGGGCATGATCAAAGGGTTCTGA
- a CDS encoding LysR family transcriptional regulator, with translation MNRMANWDDLRVFLSVARAQSLTAAGKALRMDPATVGRRIARLEAQIGTDLFLKSPQGYGMSEAGLRLLPAAEEAEGALNAGLGDLTGAGEGLSGTIRIGAPDGCANYLLPRVCAAICDAHPGLDVHILALPRVVDLSRREADLAIAVSRPRTARLKAEKLSDYRLSLAASKGWLARNGPLKTRADLMAARMIGYIPDMIFDAELDYLTELGLTQVPLASNSVSVQLNWARAGAGLAVVHDFALPAAPELCRVLPDQVALTRSFWLIRHAQASRDRRLQRFADLLARGLRREIAILEARVLAAEAGSQPAPQM, from the coding sequence ATGAACCGAATGGCCAATTGGGATGATTTGCGGGTTTTCCTGTCTGTCGCCCGGGCGCAAAGCCTGACCGCCGCGGGCAAGGCCCTGCGCATGGACCCGGCCACCGTGGGCCGCCGCATCGCCCGGCTTGAGGCGCAGATCGGTACGGATCTGTTCCTGAAATCCCCGCAGGGCTATGGGATGAGCGAGGCGGGCCTGCGCCTTCTGCCTGCCGCGGAAGAGGCCGAGGGCGCGCTGAATGCGGGGCTGGGCGATCTGACCGGCGCGGGCGAGGGGTTGAGCGGGACCATCCGCATCGGCGCCCCGGATGGCTGCGCCAATTACCTGCTGCCCCGGGTCTGCGCCGCGATCTGTGACGCCCATCCGGGGCTGGATGTGCATATTCTGGCCTTGCCACGTGTCGTCGATCTCAGCCGCAGGGAGGCTGATCTGGCGATTGCCGTCTCGCGCCCGCGCACCGCCCGGCTGAAGGCCGAAAAGCTCAGCGATTATCGCCTGTCGCTGGCCGCGTCCAAAGGCTGGCTGGCGCGCAACGGGCCGTTGAAAACCCGGGCCGATCTGATGGCCGCGCGGATGATCGGCTATATCCCCGACATGATTTTCGACGCGGAACTGGATTATCTGACGGAACTGGGCCTGACCCAGGTGCCGCTGGCCTCGAACTCGGTCTCGGTGCAGTTGAACTGGGCGCGGGCGGGGGCCGGGCTGGCCGTGGTCCATGATTTTGCCCTGCCCGCCGCGCCCGAGCTTTGCCGCGTTCTGCCCGATCAGGTGGCGCTGACCCGGTCTTTCTGGCTGATCCGCCATGCCCAGGCCAGCCGCGACCGCCGGTTGCAGCGTTTCGCCGATCTTCTGGCACGCGGGCTGCGGCGCGAAATCGCAATTCTGGAGGCGCGCGTGCTGGCAGCAGAGGCGGGGTCGCAACCCGCGCCGCAAATGTGA
- a CDS encoding CoA-acylating methylmalonate-semialdehyde dehydrogenase, which produces MEELSHWINGKHVKGTSGRFADVMNPATGEVQAKVPLATKAELDAAVADAAAAQPAWAAMNPQRRARVMMRFVDLLNRDMDKLAEALSREHGKTLPDAKGDVVRGLEVVEFCIGAPHHLKGEFTDSAGPGIDMYSLRQPLGVAAGITPFNFPGMIPMWKMAPALVCGNAFILKPSERDPSVPLMLAELLQEAGLPDGVLQVVNGDKESVDAILDNPTIAGIGFVGSTPIAEYIYSRGCANGKRVQCFGGAKNHMIIMPDADMDQAADALVGAGYGAAGERCMAISVAVPVGEDTADRLIEKLAPKVEALKIGPYTAGNDVDFGPVVTAAAKANIARLVQTGIDQGADLVVDGRDFKLQGYEDGYFVGAHLFDRVTTDMDIYKTEIFGPVLSTVRAKTYEEAIGYAMDHEYGNGTAIFTRDGDTARDFASRINIGMVGINVPIPVPLAYHTFGGWKKSGFGDLNQHGPDAFRFYTRTKTVTARWPSGIKEGGEFTIPVME; this is translated from the coding sequence ATGGAAGAGCTGAGCCACTGGATCAACGGCAAACATGTCAAAGGCACATCAGGCCGGTTTGCCGATGTGATGAACCCCGCAACGGGTGAGGTTCAGGCCAAGGTGCCGCTGGCCACAAAGGCGGAACTGGACGCCGCCGTCGCCGATGCCGCCGCCGCACAACCGGCCTGGGCCGCGATGAACCCGCAACGCCGCGCCCGGGTGATGATGCGGTTTGTCGATCTGCTCAACCGCGATATGGACAAGCTGGCCGAGGCGCTGAGCCGGGAACATGGCAAAACCCTGCCCGATGCGAAGGGCGATGTGGTGCGCGGTCTGGAAGTCGTCGAATTCTGCATCGGCGCGCCCCATCACCTGAAAGGGGAGTTCACCGACAGCGCCGGGCCCGGGATCGACATGTATTCCCTGCGCCAGCCGCTTGGCGTGGCCGCCGGCATCACACCCTTCAACTTCCCGGGGATGATCCCGATGTGGAAAATGGCGCCTGCACTGGTCTGCGGCAATGCCTTCATCCTGAAACCCTCGGAACGGGACCCGTCGGTGCCGCTGATGCTGGCCGAACTGCTGCAGGAGGCCGGGCTGCCCGACGGGGTGTTGCAGGTGGTCAATGGCGATAAGGAAAGCGTCGATGCGATCCTCGACAATCCGACCATTGCCGGTATCGGCTTTGTCGGCTCAACCCCGATTGCGGAATATATCTATTCCCGGGGCTGCGCCAATGGCAAACGGGTGCAGTGTTTCGGCGGCGCCAAGAACCATATGATCATCATGCCCGATGCGGATATGGACCAGGCCGCCGATGCGCTGGTTGGCGCGGGCTATGGCGCGGCCGGTGAACGCTGCATGGCGATCTCGGTTGCGGTGCCGGTGGGCGAAGACACCGCCGACCGGTTGATCGAAAAGCTGGCCCCGAAGGTCGAGGCGCTGAAGATCGGGCCTTATACGGCAGGCAATGACGTGGATTTCGGCCCCGTGGTGACGGCCGCCGCCAAGGCCAATATCGCACGGCTGGTGCAGACCGGTATCGACCAGGGCGCGGATCTGGTTGTCGATGGCCGCGATTTCAAATTGCAGGGCTATGAGGATGGCTATTTCGTCGGCGCGCATCTGTTTGACCGCGTCACCACGGATATGGATATCTACAAAACCGAGATTTTCGGCCCGGTCCTGTCCACCGTGCGGGCCAAAACCTATGAAGAGGCCATCGGCTATGCGATGGATCATGAATATGGCAACGGCACCGCGATTTTCACCCGTGACGGGGATACGGCGCGGGATTTCGCCAGCCGGATCAATATCGGCATGGTGGGGATCAATGTGCCGATCCCGGTGCCTCTGGCCTATCACACATTCGGCGGCTGGAAGAAATCGGGTTTCGGTGATCTGAACCAGCACGGACCGGATGCGTTCCGCTTCTACACCCGGACCAAAACGGTGACCGCGCGCTGGCCTTCCGGCATCAAGGAGGGGGGCGAGTTCACCATTCCGGTCATGGAGTGA
- a CDS encoding acyl-CoA dehydrogenase family protein, with translation MDFALSEEQEAIFDMAKGFGADHIAPHALTWEKQGSIPKDLWPKLAELGFGGLYVSDENGGSGLTRLDATLVFEALSMACPSVAAFLSIHNMCAAMIEKFGSAGLQARFLQKAVSMETVLSYCLTEPGSGSDAAALKTRAERTNEGYVLNGSKAFISGGGYSDAYVVMVRTGEDGPRGISSVIVEDGAKGLSFGGLEDKMGWRSQPTRQVQLDDCNISSDNLLGKEGKGFTYAMSGLDGGRLNIAACSLGAAQAALTATLTYMGERKAFGQPIDQFQALQFRLADMEIELQAARVFLRQAAWKLDMGAADASKHCAMAKKFVTEAGSRIADHCLQLHGGYGYLADYGVEKIVRDLRVHQILEGTNEIMRMITARHLLAGRD, from the coding sequence GTGGATTTCGCATTATCCGAAGAACAGGAGGCCATTTTCGATATGGCCAAAGGGTTCGGCGCAGACCATATCGCCCCCCATGCCCTGACCTGGGAAAAACAGGGCAGCATCCCGAAAGACCTGTGGCCGAAACTGGCGGAGCTGGGGTTCGGCGGGCTGTATGTCTCTGACGAAAACGGCGGCTCCGGCCTGACCCGGCTGGATGCAACGCTGGTGTTCGAGGCGCTGTCCATGGCCTGTCCCTCGGTCGCGGCCTTTCTGTCGATCCACAATATGTGCGCCGCGATGATCGAGAAATTCGGCAGCGCCGGTTTGCAGGCGCGGTTTTTGCAAAAAGCCGTCAGCATGGAAACGGTGTTGTCCTATTGCCTGACGGAGCCGGGCAGCGGGTCGGATGCGGCGGCGTTGAAGACAAGGGCCGAGCGGACGAATGAGGGCTATGTGCTGAACGGAAGCAAGGCTTTCATCTCGGGCGGGGGCTATTCCGACGCCTATGTGGTGATGGTGCGCACCGGCGAGGACGGGCCGCGCGGCATCTCTTCGGTGATTGTCGAGGATGGCGCAAAGGGGCTGAGTTTCGGCGGGCTGGAAGATAAAATGGGCTGGCGTTCGCAACCAACCCGGCAGGTGCAGTTGGATGATTGCAACATATCATCCGATAATCTTCTGGGAAAAGAGGGGAAAGGTTTCACTTATGCAATGTCAGGGCTGGATGGCGGCCGGTTGAACATCGCCGCCTGTTCGCTTGGGGCCGCGCAGGCGGCGCTGACCGCCACACTGACCTATATGGGCGAGCGGAAAGCGTTCGGGCAGCCGATTGACCAGTTTCAGGCCCTGCAATTCCGGCTGGCGGATATGGAGATCGAGTTGCAGGCGGCGCGGGTGTTCCTGCGGCAGGCGGCATGGAAACTGGACATGGGCGCGGCCGATGCCTCGAAACACTGCGCGATGGCCAAGAAATTCGTCACCGAGGCGGGCAGCCGGATTGCCGATCACTGCCTGCAACTACATGGCGGCTATGGCTATCTGGCGGATTACGGGGTGGAAAAAATCGTGCGCGATCTGCGGGTGCATCAGATTCTGGAAGGCACGAACGAGATCATGCGGATGATCACCGCCCGCCATCTGCTGGCAGGGCGGGATTGA
- a CDS encoding enoyl-CoA hydratase/isomerase family protein, protein MTDIHIRVEGRAGRITLNRPDALNAVTYEMCLAIEQALITWADNPVVALLIIDATGDRAFSAGGDLAEMYETGTRGDFTYGQRFWADEYRMNRRLFEFPKPVVTFLHGFTMGGGVGVGCHGSHRIVGEDSQIAMPECGIGLVPDVGGSLLLARAPGRVGEYLGITGARMGPGDAIFAGFADYYMPRAHWASLIDTLCETADWQAVDRSALPAPDSPLAAAQPEIDRAFGGETLRDILTILETTDSAFTRDALKKINRNAPLAMACAVELVHRARTRDSIAEALRQEYRFTSRSMEQGDFLEGIRAQIIDKDRAPKWAHGAPRDVSPAEVAQMLRPVRAEDAPEI, encoded by the coding sequence GTGACTGACATCCATATCCGCGTTGAAGGCCGCGCCGGGCGGATCACGCTGAACCGCCCCGATGCGCTGAACGCGGTCACCTATGAGATGTGCCTGGCGATCGAGCAGGCGCTGATCACCTGGGCCGATAACCCGGTGGTCGCCCTTCTGATCATCGACGCCACGGGGGATCGGGCCTTCAGCGCCGGGGGCGATCTGGCCGAGATGTATGAAACCGGAACCCGGGGTGATTTCACCTATGGGCAGAGATTCTGGGCCGATGAATACCGGATGAACCGGCGGCTGTTCGAGTTTCCCAAACCGGTGGTGACCTTCCTGCACGGTTTCACCATGGGCGGTGGTGTGGGTGTGGGCTGCCATGGCTCCCACCGGATTGTGGGGGAGGACAGCCAGATCGCCATGCCCGAATGCGGCATCGGGCTGGTCCCTGATGTGGGCGGCTCGCTGCTTCTGGCCCGGGCGCCCGGGCGGGTTGGCGAGTATCTGGGCATCACCGGCGCACGTATGGGGCCGGGCGATGCCATATTCGCCGGGTTTGCGGATTATTACATGCCCCGCGCCCATTGGGCCTCCCTGATTGACACCTTGTGTGAAACCGCTGACTGGCAAGCCGTGGATCGCAGCGCCCTGCCCGCCCCGGACAGCCCGCTGGCCGCTGCACAGCCCGAGATCGACAGGGCTTTCGGTGGCGAAACCCTGCGCGATATTCTGACGATACTGGAGACAACAGACAGCGCATTCACCCGCGACGCGCTGAAGAAGATCAACCGCAACGCCCCGTTGGCGATGGCCTGTGCGGTGGAGCTTGTGCATCGCGCCCGGACCCGCGACAGCATCGCCGAGGCCCTGAGGCAGGAATACCGGTTCACCTCACGGTCGATGGAACAGGGGGATTTTCTGGAAGGCATCCGCGCCCAGATCATCGACAAGGACCGGGCACCGAAATGGGCCCATGGCGCCCCGCGCGATGTATCCCCCGCCGAGGTTGCACAGATGCTGCGCCCGGTCCGGGCCGAAGACGCGCCAGAGATATAA
- the mmsB gene encoding 3-hydroxyisobutyrate dehydrogenase, with amino-acid sequence MNIGFIGLGNMGAPMAANLAAAGHEVTGFDLVADMPGGVTKAESAAAAASGRDVVITMLPNGAILRRVAEEILPAMTAGAVLVDCSTVEVDAARETGAAAAAAGLGFLDAPVSGGVGGASAGTLTFMVGGDEAAFATATPLFEIMGQKAVHCGGAGNGQAAKICNNMILGVTMIATCEAFALADKLGLDRQAMFDVVSTSSGYSWTMNAYCPAPGVGPQSPADNGYKPGFAAELMLKDLRLSQQAADAADADTPMGQAATALYQQFVETEGGEGQDFSAMLPRFEARGRG; translated from the coding sequence ATGAATATCGGATTTATCGGCCTGGGGAATATGGGGGCGCCGATGGCGGCCAATCTGGCGGCAGCCGGTCATGAGGTGACCGGGTTCGACCTGGTGGCCGATATGCCGGGCGGCGTGACCAAAGCCGAAAGCGCCGCAGCAGCGGCAAGCGGTCGGGATGTGGTGATCACCATGCTGCCCAATGGCGCGATCCTGCGGCGCGTGGCAGAGGAAATCCTGCCCGCGATGACAGCCGGGGCGGTGCTGGTGGATTGTTCAACTGTCGAGGTCGACGCCGCCCGCGAGACGGGTGCGGCCGCAGCGGCGGCGGGTCTGGGCTTTCTTGACGCGCCGGTCTCGGGCGGTGTCGGCGGGGCTTCGGCGGGGACACTGACCTTCATGGTGGGCGGGGATGAGGCGGCTTTTGCCACCGCCACACCGCTGTTTGAGATCATGGGCCAGAAAGCCGTTCATTGCGGCGGGGCCGGAAACGGACAGGCCGCAAAGATCTGCAACAACATGATATTGGGAGTGACGATGATCGCCACCTGCGAGGCGTTTGCCCTGGCCGACAAGCTGGGCCTCGACCGGCAGGCGATGTTCGATGTGGTCTCAACCTCATCTGGCTATAGCTGGACGATGAATGCCTATTGCCCGGCCCCGGGTGTGGGCCCGCAAAGCCCGGCTGACAATGGGTATAAACCCGGCTTTGCCGCCGAACTGATGCTGAAAGACCTGCGTTTGAGCCAACAGGCGGCGGATGCGGCGGATGCGGATACCCCCATGGGCCAGGCCGCAACCGCGCTCTACCAGCAATTTGTCGAGACGGAAGGTGGCGAGGGTCAGGATTTCTCGGCCATGCTGCCCCGGTTTGAGGCGCGCGGGCGCGGGTAA